One segment of Halostella litorea DNA contains the following:
- a CDS encoding LexA family transcriptional regulator: MSDARTPAALRPDLAPRSDDPEAVRDAIRAFLREYRERTGPYCKSRDVARALGLSTSVVGANMGQLREAGDLETWGNGTPTTYRITLDEDGGEQA, from the coding sequence ATGAGCGACGCTCGGACCCCGGCCGCGCTCCGGCCGGATCTCGCGCCCAGGAGCGACGACCCCGAAGCCGTCCGCGACGCGATTCGGGCGTTCCTCCGGGAGTACCGCGAGCGGACCGGCCCGTACTGCAAGAGCCGGGACGTGGCGCGAGCGCTGGGCCTGTCGACCAGCGTCGTCGGCGCGAACATGGGGCAACTCCGCGAGGCAGGCGATCTCGAAACGTGGGGCAACGGCACGCCGACGACCTACCGGATCACGCTCGACGAGGACGGGGGTGAGCAGGCGTGA
- a CDS encoding DUF7563 family protein, whose amino-acid sequence MDECQNCGAPVSDRFARVFGDNNDQLKTCKNCGTQADLNSGAGAIEGREARTHLGEQPP is encoded by the coding sequence ATGGACGAGTGTCAGAACTGCGGGGCTCCGGTCAGCGACCGCTTCGCCCGCGTGTTCGGCGACAACAACGACCAACTCAAGACCTGCAAGAACTGCGGCACGCAGGCCGACCTGAACAGCGGCGCGGGCGCGATCGAAGGCCGCGAAGCCCGCACCCACCTCGGAGAGCAGCCGCCATGA
- a CDS encoding winged helix-turn-helix domain-containing protein, giving the protein MTDGPYDERDEDTQQFTSTYPDSAFFDAISDCRSQDQLATTVAIAERVGCTRQSAYYRLSKLEDAGKVESRDAGGSRVWRLVEE; this is encoded by the coding sequence GTGACAGACGGGCCATACGACGAGCGCGACGAGGATACTCAACAATTCACGTCGACGTATCCCGACTCTGCGTTCTTCGACGCGATTTCCGATTGCCGAAGCCAGGATCAGCTCGCAACGACCGTCGCGATCGCCGAGCGTGTAGGGTGTACGAGGCAGTCCGCATACTATCGGTTGTCAAAACTGGAGGACGCCGGTAAAGTCGAAAGTCGTGATGCTGGCGGATCACGTGTCTGGCGGCTCGTTGAGGAGTAA
- a CDS encoding helix-turn-helix domain-containing protein — MNKASDPVLEFLHEHEIGVPIGVLNNELNEGRGTIADALDEMLDRGFVKKDEDYSSYYRITERGRKYLDGEIDADDY, encoded by the coding sequence ATGAATAAAGCATCCGACCCCGTACTCGAATTTCTACACGAGCATGAGATCGGTGTGCCGATCGGCGTGCTGAACAACGAACTCAACGAGGGACGCGGCACGATCGCTGACGCTCTCGACGAAATGCTCGACCGCGGTTTCGTGAAGAAAGACGAGGACTACAGCTCGTACTACCGCATCACCGAGCGCGGCCGGAAGTACCTCGACGGCGAGATCGACGCGGACGACTACTGA
- a CDS encoding Panacea domain-containing protein, with translation MSTKVGCANEMSSGSDGPGSRDKWILCLLYAPNQNGESCPIYGTTRLMKACFLIDQKMDEAFGTETGFEFHADKYGPLDPGVYDAVDRLEDRGLIDVDENGDHDGDYDGTRYAITAEGTNKAKEYFTRLSENQIRLVKWVKYDKAMVPLGQLLASVYSQYPDYTTKSVLK, from the coding sequence ATGAGTACCAAGGTGGGGTGTGCAAACGAGATGTCATCTGGTTCGGACGGACCAGGCAGCCGCGATAAGTGGATACTCTGCCTCCTGTACGCGCCGAACCAGAATGGCGAATCCTGTCCCATCTACGGTACCACGCGGTTGATGAAGGCGTGTTTTCTCATCGACCAGAAAATGGACGAAGCGTTCGGTACTGAGACTGGCTTCGAGTTCCACGCTGACAAATACGGGCCATTAGACCCCGGTGTCTACGACGCGGTCGACCGGCTCGAAGATCGTGGATTGATTGACGTTGACGAAAACGGCGATCACGACGGCGATTACGATGGGACTCGGTATGCGATCACAGCAGAGGGTACAAATAAGGCCAAGGAGTACTTCACCCGGTTATCCGAAAACCAGATCCGTCTGGTGAAGTGGGTGAAGTACGATAAGGCGATGGTGCCACTTGGGCAGCTTCTTGCCTCTGTCTACAGTCAGTATCCGGACTATACGACAAAGTCTGTACTGAAGTAG
- a CDS encoding helix-turn-helix transcriptional regulator: protein MSRIKKAVYEEPQELIEMEKRLMPLMLLEANEGESVEGITRLQKLIFLAQKEGDGIDEEYQFKPGKYGPYSRPLYDDVDRLVDEDFISESIEPNPFGNEKKVYELEDNGEQLLENPSQFVDNPGELRDSIEKIKEEYNEMGFWELLEYVYENYPKMAENSELNI, encoded by the coding sequence GTGTCAAGAATCAAAAAAGCCGTATACGAGGAACCACAAGAACTAATTGAGATGGAAAAACGGCTGATGCCCTTGATGCTGTTAGAAGCAAATGAGGGTGAATCAGTCGAGGGTATAACCCGTCTGCAGAAGTTGATTTTCCTTGCGCAGAAAGAGGGGGACGGAATCGACGAAGAGTATCAGTTCAAGCCGGGGAAGTATGGTCCGTACTCACGCCCACTTTATGATGATGTTGATCGGCTCGTTGACGAGGACTTCATCAGCGAAAGCATTGAGCCGAACCCCTTTGGAAATGAAAAGAAAGTCTACGAGCTGGAAGACAATGGTGAACAACTCCTTGAGAATCCGTCACAGTTCGTAGACAACCCAGGGGAATTGAGAGACAGTATCGAGAAGATCAAGGAAGAATACAACGAAATGGGCTTCTGGGAGTTGTTGGAATACGTCTACGAGAACTACCCGAAGATGGCGGAGAACAGCGAACTGAATATTTAA
- a CDS encoding DUF6338 family protein, producing the protein MPPVVPRLGLISVILFILPGLMGIRAYFKASEKADPLSRTETVAWSVLLSISCMAVVYLYYTARFGQWATIELLEPKLNSLPSFLGHYSVVFVASLIVGFSVGKLYDRREEEVRSRRNLWEYYIEEVVKDTESYVVRVITTEGERVIGTVSKYGPTAQNRDLILENPKTQTVTDAGYKDEIENWTGEVYIESENISQVQVDSLWDADMIALKDEESDEEENQEREEVIDVFLETVEDPDSFDREEYDGPMPTVEEVLESESIDSTDTSDESESVDEMDRED; encoded by the coding sequence ATGCCACCGGTCGTACCGAGATTAGGCCTCATTAGCGTTATTCTGTTCATTTTGCCAGGACTGATGGGCATTCGAGCATATTTCAAAGCCTCTGAGAAGGCAGATCCTCTCTCTAGAACTGAAACAGTAGCTTGGAGCGTTCTACTGAGTATTTCCTGTATGGCTGTCGTCTATTTGTACTATACAGCGCGGTTTGGGCAGTGGGCAACAATTGAGCTCCTAGAGCCCAAGCTGAACTCGCTTCCAAGTTTTCTGGGCCACTATTCTGTTGTCTTTGTAGCCTCCCTCATTGTCGGTTTCAGTGTCGGGAAACTTTACGATCGGAGAGAAGAAGAAGTCAGATCGCGCCGGAATCTCTGGGAATACTACATTGAGGAGGTCGTTAAAGATACAGAAAGCTACGTTGTTCGCGTTATTACAACAGAGGGCGAACGGGTTATCGGCACGGTAAGCAAGTACGGGCCAACGGCCCAAAACCGGGACCTTATTCTAGAGAACCCGAAGACACAGACAGTGACTGACGCTGGATATAAGGACGAAATTGAGAATTGGACGGGTGAAGTCTACATCGAATCTGAGAATATTTCGCAGGTACAGGTCGATTCCCTCTGGGATGCCGATATGATTGCTCTGAAGGACGAGGAATCCGATGAAGAAGAAAACCAAGAACGTGAAGAGGTAATCGATGTGTTCCTCGAAACTGTAGAAGACCCGGATTCCTTCGATAGAGAGGAGTATGACGGACCCATGCCGACAGTTGAAGAAGTTCTTGAGTCTGAGTCGATTGATTCTACAGATACCTCTGACGAGAGTGAAAGCGTAGATGAGATGGACAGAGAGGATTAA
- a CDS encoding HVO_A0114 family putative DNA-binding protein, with protein sequence MNTKDGLTNVAFLKQLSTAGLDDALILRRDTAQEVLTDKRMELVDVIADQEPASKRELARAVDRDISIVSRDLDILFEARVIDYEQDGRSKRPVLTHDTVLIEPVVYEGDVAETATPDPEGATVQ encoded by the coding sequence ATGAATACGAAAGATGGACTCACGAACGTTGCGTTCCTGAAGCAACTCAGTACCGCTGGGTTGGACGATGCCCTGATCCTGCGCCGTGATACCGCGCAGGAAGTGCTCACTGACAAGCGGATGGAGCTGGTCGACGTGATCGCTGACCAGGAGCCCGCGTCGAAGCGTGAACTGGCCCGTGCCGTCGACCGGGATATCAGCATCGTAAGTCGCGACCTCGACATCCTGTTCGAGGCGCGCGTTATCGACTATGAGCAAGACGGTCGGTCGAAGCGCCCCGTCCTCACCCACGACACCGTTCTGATCGAACCCGTCGTGTACGAGGGCGATGTCGCTGAGACTGCCACTCCCGATCCCGAGGGGGCCACCGTGCAATAG
- a CDS encoding DUF7718 family protein gives MTRPVDYDWALDEYRGRMYYIHAYGEQDDFSVSVYFASGDGDDKTEIVRVDTAHGTTHFHKLYRRDEPAPEVDWGLWETVTKFTENWREYARRYEQRSG, from the coding sequence ATGACTCGGCCTGTGGATTACGATTGGGCGTTAGACGAGTATCGAGGACGTATGTACTACATACACGCATACGGAGAGCAAGACGACTTCTCGGTCTCAGTATACTTCGCGAGTGGCGACGGCGACGACAAAACGGAAATCGTACGCGTCGACACCGCACACGGGACGACTCATTTTCACAAACTCTACCGTCGGGACGAACCCGCTCCAGAAGTCGACTGGGGACTCTGGGAGACGGTCACCAAGTTCACGGAGAACTGGCGGGAGTACGCACGTCGCTACGAGCAACGATCAGGGTAA
- a CDS encoding winged helix-turn-helix domain-containing protein, whose amino-acid sequence MIAQHESVALMVDALLDLPPHREFNQSELANLAGVSRQSVSRHLDLLTTLGIIEPAENPGTPRYRFNPESEVSEALIRLDGAVNAVGAETSS is encoded by the coding sequence ATGATCGCACAACACGAAAGCGTCGCGCTCATGGTCGACGCTCTGCTCGATCTCCCACCCCACCGGGAGTTCAACCAGTCGGAACTCGCAAACCTCGCTGGCGTCAGCCGACAGTCGGTAAGCCGGCATCTGGATCTCCTCACGACACTTGGAATCATTGAACCGGCGGAAAACCCGGGCACACCGCGTTACCGGTTCAACCCTGAATCGGAGGTCAGCGAGGCGCTGATCCGCCTCGACGGCGCGGTCAACGCTGTCGGCGCGGAGACTTCGTCGTAA
- a CDS encoding Cdc6/Cdc18 family protein, with amino-acid sequence MFDEAYVPQIVGRRTEKKALASVLDPITDGERATDTVLFGGTGTGKTATTRYMLANLDENSLADFKTAYVSCINATDRRSILRGVAEELPINSSALDAESASGLVRRIKNRVNEPFVVVIDEVDTLEPSEYNVLHNLYGINWVSLILIVNDRDTFLGGLDGIYESRFEGSREIHFEPYSDRELYRIIEARQEAGLAEGAINERALRTIAVAASNARVAVTYLETTADEVQSPPITAEDVAEAKEEVYETLRKHAIERLPERHGRVFEIIEADGPIGSREVRQRYAEAFGEELSRGQFTRAVAKLKEYESVVAEGATSGTVYRATEVPGGVPEIA; translated from the coding sequence GTGTTCGACGAGGCCTACGTCCCCCAGATCGTCGGGCGACGGACCGAGAAAAAGGCCCTCGCCAGCGTTCTCGACCCGATCACGGACGGCGAGCGGGCCACGGACACGGTTCTCTTTGGTGGGACAGGCACGGGGAAAACGGCGACGACGCGATATATGCTCGCGAATCTCGACGAGAACAGCTTGGCGGATTTCAAAACCGCCTATGTATCCTGCATCAACGCGACTGACCGGCGGTCGATCCTCCGCGGCGTCGCCGAGGAACTCCCCATCAACAGCTCGGCGCTCGACGCCGAAAGCGCGTCGGGGCTGGTTCGGCGCATCAAAAACCGTGTGAACGAGCCGTTCGTCGTGGTCATCGACGAGGTCGACACACTCGAACCGAGCGAGTACAACGTTCTCCACAACCTGTATGGGATCAACTGGGTGTCGCTGATCCTGATCGTCAACGACCGCGATACGTTCCTCGGCGGGCTGGATGGCATCTACGAGTCTCGGTTCGAAGGCTCACGAGAGATCCACTTCGAACCGTATTCTGACCGCGAACTCTATCGGATCATCGAAGCGCGCCAGGAGGCGGGGCTTGCGGAGGGTGCGATCAACGAACGCGCCCTCCGGACGATCGCCGTGGCGGCGAGCAACGCACGCGTGGCGGTCACGTATCTGGAGACGACCGCCGACGAGGTGCAGTCCCCACCGATCACAGCCGAAGATGTCGCCGAGGCCAAAGAGGAGGTCTACGAGACGCTGCGAAAGCACGCGATCGAACGCCTGCCGGAACGGCACGGCCGCGTGTTCGAAATCATTGAGGCCGACGGCCCGATCGGGTCACGTGAAGTCCGGCAGCGATACGCCGAGGCGTTCGGCGAGGAGCTGTCCCGCGGGCAGTTCACCCGCGCGGTCGCGAAGCTGAAAGAGTACGAGAGTGTCGTCGCCGAGGGGGCGACGAGCGGGACCGTTTACCGCGCGACCGAGGTGCCGGGTGGTGTGCCGGAAATTGCCTGA
- a CDS encoding Cdc6/Cdc18 family protein, protein MARFAQGSDIFDNEDALRDNYTPDELIERDDEIETYEAALQPTVNGARPRNIFVYGETGVGKTLATRYILDDLEADQEHFEGVSIRVEWLNCKDLTSYQIVTQLVNKFREPPNEISPSGYGRGTVNRMLWSELNDLDETHVLFVLDEVDSIGSDDDLLYQLPRCNDNQVTETKVGLIGISNDFTFRESLSARVQSSLCEHEIHFKPYDANQLRRILEQRAGEAFLPDVLADDVIPKVAALAAQDTGSARHALDILYKAGSLARERQQSDVTIENVNEAKDLVERGVIEDELRALPTQSHLVLLAILRLHREGKDPVRRKTIYNVYENAAEMIDTDVKASRTIQNRLSQLSLKGFLAVDERNEGVKGGKYYQYSLDVREEIVEDALRQDRRIEDLI, encoded by the coding sequence ATGGCGCGGTTCGCTCAGGGAAGCGATATCTTCGACAACGAGGACGCCCTTCGGGATAACTACACGCCCGACGAACTGATCGAGCGCGACGACGAAATCGAAACGTACGAGGCCGCCCTCCAGCCGACCGTCAACGGGGCGCGACCGCGGAACATCTTCGTCTATGGCGAGACGGGCGTCGGGAAAACCCTCGCGACGCGGTACATCCTCGACGACCTCGAAGCAGACCAGGAACACTTCGAGGGCGTGTCGATCCGCGTGGAGTGGTTGAACTGCAAGGACCTGACGAGTTATCAGATCGTCACCCAGCTCGTGAACAAGTTCCGCGAGCCACCGAACGAGATCAGCCCGTCGGGGTACGGCCGCGGAACCGTCAACCGGATGCTCTGGAGCGAACTCAACGACCTCGACGAGACGCACGTCCTGTTCGTCCTCGACGAAGTGGACTCCATCGGCAGCGACGACGATTTGCTCTATCAACTCCCGCGGTGCAACGACAATCAGGTCACTGAGACGAAGGTGGGCCTGATCGGTATCTCGAACGACTTTACCTTCCGCGAATCCCTGAGCGCACGCGTGCAGTCGAGTCTCTGCGAGCACGAGATTCACTTCAAGCCGTACGACGCGAACCAGCTTCGCCGGATCCTCGAACAGCGCGCCGGCGAGGCCTTCCTCCCGGACGTGCTGGCCGACGACGTGATTCCGAAGGTCGCGGCGCTGGCCGCCCAGGATACGGGGAGCGCCCGGCACGCACTCGACATCCTGTACAAGGCCGGATCGCTTGCTCGCGAACGACAACAAAGCGACGTCACAATCGAGAACGTGAACGAGGCAAAGGATCTGGTCGAACGGGGCGTCATCGAGGACGAACTTCGGGCACTGCCAACCCAGAGTCACCTCGTCTTACTCGCGATCCTGCGGCTCCATCGGGAAGGCAAGGACCCCGTCCGTCGCAAGACGATCTACAACGTCTACGAAAACGCCGCGGAGATGATCGACACGGACGTCAAAGCCTCCCGGACGATCCAGAACCGGCTCAGTCAACTTTCGCTGAAAGGCTTCCTCGCTGTGGATGAACGGAACGAGGGCGTCAAGGGCGGGAAGTACTACCAGTACAGCCTCGACGTCCGCGAGGAGATCGTCGAGGATGCGTTGCGACAGGATCGGCGGATCGAGGATCTAATCTAA
- a CDS encoding UPF0175 family protein codes for MTQTGMPNSGDRDGRPNGGSGDLSEIIRAYAAEELSLGQAANRANVSRFRMREILHENGVELRLGPGSMEELKRELEVARNAGEE; via the coding sequence ATGACTCAAACTGGGATGCCCAACAGCGGCGATCGTGACGGTCGGCCAAACGGCGGCAGTGGTGATCTATCGGAGATCATCCGCGCCTATGCAGCCGAGGAGCTGTCGCTGGGGCAGGCCGCGAACCGGGCCAACGTGTCGCGGTTCCGAATGCGGGAGATCCTCCACGAGAACGGTGTCGAACTCCGTCTCGGACCGGGTTCGATGGAGGAGCTCAAGCGGGAACTTGAAGTCGCTCGCAACGCCGGCGAGGAATGA